The genomic window AAAGTATAGAAGAGGTAAGAAGAGCAATGGCTCCCCCAGCACCATAGCTGCAGCATGCTATGAGATACTACTTAAATATGGCAGATTAAACGCAAGATGCCAAACAGTATGATgcatgaaaataacaaaaggaCGGAAACGCGCTATAACTTTTCCAATAACCAGATGATCTACCAAAGTAAAACAGACAGAAAGAATAGAGTAAGACATGAACACCCAAGTACCTTCCCAAGCATCATAAAACTCTCCCACTGGTATAGCTGCAGTAAGCTTCATAGAACACTCAGCTGCAGTGGTGTCCTCAACATCGGTGTTACTAGTATAACTCATTGAGTCCTGTGGAtcaaagaaatcatcaacgtcTCCATCTCGTTCCCCATTCTGCTCAGTTGGCTTCAACACATCCTTTTCCAAGGTAAAGTCCATCCTTGTATTACTAGTCCCATGTTGCATAGTACCACTCGCTATTTCCCCATCAATCTTTCCATTAACATGCGCCGCGTTGATAGTATCATGATGGACACCATTTACAACATCCTCGTTACTAGGACTCCCATTTACAACATCCTCTTTGCTAGGACTCCCATTGACAACATTCAAAAGCTCACCTTCAACAGAACCAGGGATGAAAAAAGTAACTGAATGGCCATAACTTGAATCAACAAGCTCATTTTTTCCATTATCCACATTCCCATTCACCTCATCTTTCTCCAATTCCTTCTTCCTAGAAGCTACATCATCCTCTGAAAAGCTCTTCAAAAGGCGTGGCCCACGTCGCTTATGATTAATTATATAAGGCGAAGGAGGAAATGAAGATGGCGAATCAGGAAGTGGGGTCGATTCGGGAGTCGCATACAGCGAAGGCGATATTTGAGGACGATTACCTTTCCTCTCTACCACCGACGCACTATTCCTCCTCTCTAGGTTTGATTTGGGTAAAGGTGGCTTCGATTTTGGTGGAGGAGGCTTCGGTTTCAGAACTGGATAGTTGTCGTCCGAACTAGGAACTGACTTGTCGACAAATTTTGAAGCTCCAGGTTCTAACAACCTATCCAAAGCTATTGCAGGAAAAGATGGCATCCTTCTACAACaccaaatcaaaaatcaaagcCAGAAACTTGAAATCAGAGATTAGTTAATAAATTAACCCCAAATAAAATTCTAGAAGCTAAAtagctaaatagaaaaacacatgATTTGTCAAGTAAATAAGGGAAAATTAGTGGAAATGAAACAAGTTTAAATTAGATTGATTATAGAATCACAAAATTCAAGCTTTAGATACAATTATTCAATGCAgtacattaacaataaaaaatcatttctagaCAAGACAAACTTCTagattacaaaaataaacaataataatttaaaaaaaaataagaagcaaATTTCCACCCAGCTTTTTAGATGGCTGCACAATCAAAGCAAGTGAACCCCAACTATGATTTTTAATAGAGaccaaaacgacaccgttttggTAGCTGAAAAATGGTGTCAACATCAGGTGATGGTATTAAGAGAGGAAATGAAGCTAGAAAAAATTACCTTGATAACGAAGGAGctgagagatagagagagagaaaacaataaACTGGGAGAaaccctaaaaagaaaaatcaggtGATGGTattaagagagaagagaaggatcAGGGAAGAGTCGATAAAGATTATTTCGTGCAgaaataaaaggagaagaaacGAAACGACATGATATTAGAAGGAGTGATAACATGTGGTGGTGTCGTATCGTAGATTGAAATTCACGACTCTTCCCTGTCCATGAAGAAGGGAAGAGAGAGCAAAGGCCGCTTGCTGCCCAAGTTTCTTGGggtttttccctttctctttgttATTGCAAAGAGAGACAGATCGCCTATctcgttttgttttctttttgttctccGCAAATATTTGAATTGGCATTTGGCCTTCGGGTTAGAAAATATCTCTCACACGTACTTCCCactttttctgtatttttattttttattttctcacgCAGCAGTTCAAATTAATTACCACCTTATTACCTAATTTACTATAGTTATTTAAAAATCGTTTCTCTCCGCTATAGGTTTGAAACCCGGCCCAGCGGGTCGATCCGGAACTTGAACCGggttaagttgaaaaaaataaaaaaataaaaaatctggtGGATTGATCCGAAGACCGGTTGATCcagcaagacccggtcaaaacccggttgTAACtagttgacttttgttttttttactaaaacgacgtcattttaatttaaaaaattaacccgatGATCCGGTCGAAACCCGTAACCCGAGtcaggtctaaaaactatgctcTCAACTATAACCTACTCTCTTGCCACTCGAATCCATTTAGAACATGTTTAtttcgtgtttttttaatttaaaattaaaaaaaaattatatatttttaaaattaaaaaaaattgttttataaagtatttttatttaaaaatatattaaaataatattttttatttttaaaaagttatttttaatattaatatattaaaaacatccaaacatattatttaaaaataaaataaaaaatttagaaaaacatttcACAACCGCGGCAAAAAACACACGCTTTAAATTGAAGTGAGCATTTTAATGTGCTCGCTGGCTTGTTAAtgttagaataaaaatttaaatttccttctcttttttgggTAGTTACAGCTGGCAGTTAGGTTTCAAATAAGAGTGTTTGACCACGACAACGGGACCCTTTTGGTGTTTGGGATAAATGTTTGCTCAGTTGGTGTCTCCTGACTGTTTGGAGATGTCGTATTGGGGTTCTGGATCAAGAAATTGATGTCGTTTTGGATCACGGGTTGCCTAAATTTcgctgtgtttttattttacaatagaGCCACACCACACTCGACTGTTCTATTGTTTTGTTAAGCTTAGCATGTGAGGAGATCGGACAAGCAAGGCTTATCATTCGCTTCCTTGAGATAttagttcttaattttattttattttattaatatgggtatttagaccagcttgcgcgtacctcgactaatcctacagaccctgaaattaatgactatataagtgtgaaaattaaaaataaagtcattcTAACTCCTCTTATATGAGtgtgaaaatactaaaacactTAAGGTTTTTAATCTACCAATTCACCAtgtctaatttttattttttttaatttattcctcaaagtttttttcatagttcaagGCTTGTGGGATATTTTGCTGGCTATCATTTAAACTTTTACTATTCAGATCTactaaagaaaggaaaatagaaTAACTTTGAACGcttatttttgaaagatgagaaGACATTGTGGCAACTTGGTAGGGTGAAATGAGGGGTATGCaacaacttttgtttttttttttagtttaacgtaggtgtccgggccagcttgcgcgcacctcgactaatctcacgggccctgaagttaacgaccatgtaagcctccagtggccatcatatgagcaaccacagggcttgaacctgagatcacagagggagcaaatctcttggtcccaaactttttTACTTGTATATATGGAAAGTagtgacatgttaattttttattatatagatgGCCTTGTTATGAAGGGATTCCGAGACCCAAACTTCttcgttgataattttttttatgtattatgaATGATGTTATATTATAGTAGTAATGGCCCTACAAGGTGTTTCACAAAAGGGCAATGAACAACTATTTAGCTAATCAAGTATGTTATACCATGTTTAGTAGATCTTGTGTTTACTCTTATATAGATGTAGGGTGGAATATTTTCtggttttagttaaaaaaatatataattaaaccttttttttgttagattttaaactaaaccaaaccgaaaacCATTTTAAATTAACAGGTTTTGGTTCGGCTcggttcaatttattttgtatagaaCTTgacaaaatctattttatttttcgggctttctttatgttttctaaataaactaatataaaaaacctaTTCCATTGCTTAatgttttgtcttttaattaggctttttaattcttttagagGTGAATAATCGTAGTGTAATACTATCAAAATGCAATTTGTATCCATCAAGCTTTACATAGGTTTGTCCTATGAACAAACACAATAATGAAAGAAACTTTATTCTCCTCATATTAAGCAGCCTTTAAAATGCCAGattattaacaaagaaaaaacaacacagTCAATCTTTGTTGCAAGAGGCTTTCTCGTCAACTTAACTACACAGCCTTCCCTCTATTACCACCCTTTCTTGACCATAACTAAtagtatagtaaaaaaaaaaacacttaaatccCATCTTGAGTTCAACAAAATCCCTacaaaaaaagctataaaacaaaaaatccagtagaaaaataatttctcagtATCTACAATGTGGATTCTAAGCATAAAGATAAACCAAATGACCAAATTTGTTCATAagagacaataaaaaattaaaaatcaatataaacatAACCAAATTATGAGAAAACATAAAGTGAAATCTAACTTTGGTATGCAACACACCATTAGACACCTAAATAAATCTATCAAATACTCAAGATTTTCCACTATCCATGTGAGATATTGTCCCTCTAACCCCTCAACTATCTAtttgaaagggaaaagaaaacatgaatatTGAAACATTTAGAACTGACTCTGATTACTAACAAAGTTGTGTTCgtattcaacaaatatagatCAAAAGCAAAAAACCAGTAACAagtcaaaacaaaagaaaagctcGGATGAGAAAATAAGGATACATTCAACAAAAAGATGGCAGTATAGCCATGAGAGATTAAAGAAGCAAATAAAGGGGTGGGCTACGGTGGAGGAGATCGACAGAGAAGAGGAGAGGGGGAATTGTGTGCGGCTATGCCtcgaataatgtttttaattttagagtttgCTTATAGTTGTTTATTTATACCCTCTATTAactttatagtattttttattttttcggtgAACCGGTctatttcggttcggttcaatcgatTCTAAGATTCTTAAATcgaaaccaaatcaaattgattttttattttctaattatttttttcaatttttttttcaattcagtttttccaattaattatttcttggttttatcagttttttgattattgtttttgcttACTCCCAAGTAAAATAATGATTTGTGATTATAGGTGGAATTTCATAAATTGaagtgtttaattattttcttattgtgaaatttgcacttttattttattaaaactatatgattatatatgttttttgtttcttttttatggttctatgttaatttttatccaTATCAAAGAGTCAATCCATTGGTAAGATCCTTAAATAGGTTCTATCCTCTAAATGTtgagacttttttatttttataaataataataaaagtatttCCCTGCTAATGTTTTACCAAAGAGTCAACATGTGGGCAATAAGATTATCAAAAGGGGCCAGCCTTCTGAAAGTCTTTGtagttttcttgtaaaatatataaatcatgtaaatatatatttctaataGATGTATGTAAATATTACGTAgttattgtttgtaatatgtgaATATGTAGGTCTTGCGATATACTTTTTTCTAATTGTAGTGAATGAACTCCGGTTTAGTCAACAAGacccaaaaaacaatgttagtgACTTTCTTCAAaccaatttttaatataagtaaaGAGAAAAGACTAAAACCCAATCAACTATTATCATCCTCTAAGATTTAATacttataatttaaagtaaagattAGGCCCTATAGTCGAGCTTGGATCCCAAATCATTGTTACAAGTCTTTTACCTTTAACAATAAACTCACGTATACCAATTTTGGCAAATTCTTAGCATATATACATAATACAtacctttataaaaaaaaaaaaaaaaaactatgaagtaACTTACTTTAGATAAGATGTATAggttgattttatctttcataTTACATAACTAACCCCTTACCTAGAACCTCTGAAGACCAGTTATGGTTtctaattatcataaaattaggtggtgatttttttatttttcttacctcATCAATCTTAATCAGGACACCGAGATGTCCCTTCAACACTAGTCATTTTGGATGAATGAAAACTAATGACATTGTTATTGAGAGATATTATTTGCCTCATTTGAAATGAGATATTAGTAAGTTTATGTAAAGATGTTATAATTGTCAAATtgccaaaagaaaaacatataatacatttttatatGTGCCTTTACTGTTCCTAAAAATATGTAGGAAGACTTGTCTATGGAATTTGTACTTAAGTTACCCCATACATAAAAGGGAATGGattgtataatttttatagttgatAAGTTTTTAAAGATGCTACATTTTATTCCTTGCAATAAGATGAATTATGCTTTAGTAATTGCTCgactatgttttttcaaaaaatagtgTGTTCGCATAAGGTACCAAAAACCATTACTTCTAATTGAGACAACAAGTTTCTTGGTCATTTTGGCGAACTTGATGGAGGTGTATGATTCATCTTTATAATTTAGTAGCACAACACATCCATAAAAAGAGTCGTCAAATCGAacacttgaaaattaattaatttgaaacatttGTGAAGACAAACTAAAATAGTGGAATTGAGCACTTATACAAGCAAAATTTACATATAATAGTGTTAAATATAGTGCCATAAATAAATCACCATTCAAGATTTTGTATATGTAGTGTCTTAGGTATGTACTATATCATGTACTAGTTTAAAAGGTTCTTTGTATTACTATCGAGAGACATGACAACAAATACACAAGTTATATAAGCTCATATGAGGCAAAAGTTGCAGTAAATCAACATCGAATTCAAGGAGGCTGTTGTTAAATATTGTCATGctaaaatgttaaatgatacCAAATATTCAAAACCATATCGGATGGGTGGCCTAATAGTGTGTTTGGGTCTACTTAaagctatatttttatattgttgatcTTCTGAACTAAAACTCCATGAATCCtcaatggttttttatttcatatgagTATCTAGCTCCATCTACACCTTATGGTCATTGTTACTGTAATTTTCTGGcacttgtttcttttcttcttgagtAGGTTGTAACATggctttttcattaaaaaaaaaaacaaatatttattgatCACCACCTTGTTTGATTTCATATTCCAGAGATTGAAACCTTTCACCCATTTTTGACACCCCAAAAAGATACATTAATGAATTTAGGTTTCACTGATTATGATATCGCCGGGGTTTTGTTGATAAATCATGTAGCTTGATTAACTTcatattattgataaattagacttgggttttttttgtgttgttcgacatgatattttgtaatattGGAATATTATGCTTCTATGATGGTGTCATTGTCAATACTGATAATGGTATCACTTATAATGGAAGAAGTAATGTGTTTCTAACTTCTATATTAGACATGTCTCTTAATAGGTTGTCTAAAATGTTATATGATCGACTTGGATGGAATATGTATGAGATTGAAATTACTTGAAGGATGATGCAAATCGAGAATAGTTCAACTCGTTATGTCAGTGTACCTATTTGTAGTGAAAAAAGTGTAAATTCAATGTCTGAGTTTGCCAACATTAATGGGATGAATATTCTAGATATTTACTTGAATAGTAGACTTAAACGAGAAAATTCCTCTAGTACAGAGTTCACTTTGGTGCCAACTTATTATCAAAGAACTACATAGGCATTACAGGCAATCTATCAGGATGAGTTAGACGCACATCAGGTCACCAAGTATGGTTtttaataatgtattttattttttttatttgggcattaattttttagttttgacttGTTTTGTAATATATGTATTTCATGTCTTAATGATTTATATTGATGTCATATATGAAGAAATTGATATTATCAACTTcaataattgataatattgataacAGGCCCATTCATCATGACATGTTAACAAATGTTGATCACTCCTACAATTACACCTTTAATACTGATCGCTAAAATAGTTTTCCACAAAACCCTCAGCTATCAATCATCATTTTCCCCTTGAAAGAAGAATCATTTTGCTTGTAAGGATAGGCATGCGTCTCTTTTTCTGTCATCAATCCTTCTTCAGctttatcattcaataataattttgattattttcttatgatctaaaatatataaataattaggaCAAAAAAACTGAGCTCAAGTTGTCTGCCAGACATAGACATAgtaaatatttatgtattttatttggttgataagagacaagataatacacacacacacacgataatttttctattcatcaaaattatattaaaaaagaacttgtaaacattgtaaaaaaataataatttattgctaagaaaataaaataataaaattataatttactcgGGTCATTAAATCATTTctccaaatatatttaataataaaataaataattaaattaattatatgttaaataaaatatttgcatcattacaaagttaaaatataacaaaatgcaagataataatttcttcaaaaatgcatattttttgtcattatttaaACCCCAcctcttcatatatatatatatatattctacttTTCAGATCTAATGGTGAAAATTATGACATGTTTAAAGGGatttgtgaaaagaaaaaaaattgacttcatTTTATATATCTTGTTACCTCTATCCCTCCTttttagaaaaaccaaaaattggCCCTAATACCAAGACAAAAACCTACTTTTATCTACATCTTCACAGCCAATTGAGTTTCCATCCTTCATGTCTCCATCTACCTTGGTGATTGCATGAAATAAAACTCATTGAGTGCCTGAGATGAACATCTTGAAGCCTGTGAGATTTAGCTTTGGGGCTTTTACTAAATCTTGTAGTTGATGATAAAGGCTCACTCAAGATGAAATTGAACTTTACAAGAACCTAAATGTCTTTCCTAGACATATTAATAAGATTGAAGAgattaatacaaataattaggGTTCAAAGAACTCCCTGATCTGGCCAGAAAACAACCATGACAAACCTCTCTAAAAATTTGTCCAGCTTTGTTGACTCGTTACCCAATTCTTCCGCCTTTTTCCCCTACAATTAAATGGGGCCAGGACTTTAAGGCTTTCTTCTTTGTATGCAAATTCTTACATAGAAACTTAATTGGATAGCAGATTAGGAACAGAAATGGCCACTTTTCATTGAATAATACTTGTTTCTTACCTATTTTCCTTTGAGCATAAATTACATCCTGAAACTCCAACAGGCAATGAAATATCAGATGGACTTGAAGATATTTTAGCCATGGGACGAATGTATTTACAGAATGAGTAGCTTGCTGTAAATAAGCAATCAGCACAGATATAACAAGCTCGGGCTACCGCTCTTCTGAGTTGAACTTGTTCCAAGCTTCCTGGGAACAAACCACCAATAAATCAATAAGAATACAGAAACTAGCAAGAATGTCCACGGTTTAGGTGTTTGATGCCTCGGCCTCATGGAACAACAAAACTATGCTCGGATAGAATGCatgctgtattttttttactcgtcaaaaataaaaataaaaaaactagatgcTTTTATAAGCACTACAGGCTACTGGATACTGATGACCATTTGGTGAGCAAGAGTTAAACGCTGCCCTTGAGAAGATGCTGCCTCAACCGATGGGGATTAGTGAGGCAGAGTAATTCTAACCTAATGAGAAGAATCTAGGCATAGAAAGCCAACATAGGGATTCACAACAAACAAGAGATCTTTCTGTGAAGGGTTTCCCCCCTGCCACATTTGGTGATCCCAACCAATAAATGTATGAAGGCTGTTTTCCAACAACAGAAGAACTGGTCttataaatgaatttaagaACTAGTCTACCATATTTACTAGAGTTTCAATCATCACTTGAAGCTGTTGAAAGTAACTTGCAAGCCAGTACCTTCAGAAGATCAAAGACCTTCTCGCATATGTACTTCTGCTGAAGACTTGCACCCCGTTGTTGTAATTTGTCAGGATGAACACAAAGAGTGGCTTTCCTGTAAACTTTCTTTACAGCTGCTGAAGTTATAACTTCAGTCAACGGAATTGGCTGCCAGCCACTATCAGGTCCAAGGATCTGCCACAAAGAAATAGTTCAAGTACCATTGTACAGGCTAAATTTAGTGAAAACTGCAGAAAGGAGGCCGGAAATCTAAACATTTATCACCAttagaaaaacctaaaaaaggaaatgaagtaAACTAGTTGATGGAGAGTATTTAAACAAGTGAAACTCTACCATGACACCTTAACAACACAAATGAGCTAGACACTTTCTACTTTTAATTTGGccatattaaatattcattcaaAATTTGTCTTCATATCTTATCCAAGAAAAAGGCCTTAGCAGAATAACTTCCGTTTATTTACATTTTAGCAGCATTAAAGGAAACCAGAAGACAACTTCATTCTTAAAATGATGCGAGGAGAATGAACCATACATATTGCAAAGTTGAAAGCAATGCACGCAAGTTTCCTTCTTTCCCGCTTGACCATCTCTTGACATCAGCATCCAGAGTTTCTGCTAATCTCtgcaagaaaaatttaattgagttaaaTACATAGAATATGCAAAGCAAGATAAAAGTTTGAGGAATAGCTTcccaaaaaattattacattTCTCTCTGCTTGTTCCCTCTGAGCAAGAAGATCTCGCATATTTTTCTCTGCTAGAGCTTTTGCCTGCCATAAAGCCAAAACATTACAGATGAACTCctttatataaacaaattgaTTGCTGTTTACTATGAAGGAAGAAAATCATACCGCACGTTCAGCTGTTCGCCTATGTCTCTCTAACCTTGCTTTACACCTCTGAGGTGACTCACCTTCCACCCCTTCAGATCTCTCCATATAGTAGGAACCTTTTTGTACAGGGATGCATGATTCAGAAGCAATAAAGGAGAACAAATATGTGCAAAGGTGTGtaagaaattttatagaaattcCAGTTTGTGCAGAATAAATACCATTATATACAGAGGATGAAGAGCTAGGTCCCATTCCACCATTCCTGGAAGAAGCAGAGAATTTATCTGAGACAGATCTTTCTACTCGTTCTCTTGTCTCAAAAGCAGTCCTTTCAGACATTACTTTTCCGAAAGCACGCTCTCGGACCTCTGCAGTAGCTCTCTCTACTGCAGCACGTTCCCTGAGCCTGGCctctaaatatgttttattatcaGCCAATGACTTCTCCCTAGCCTCCACACAGGCCTTCTCTAGCCTTTCACGGGCCTCAGTTATTGCTCTTTCCACAGCAGCCCGTTCTGCCCTATCACGGGCTTCAGTATGTACCCTTTCACGAGCTTCAAGCGCTGCTCTGTCAACAGCCATTCTATCCTTTTCtctttccctctccctctccctctcttcttccATCTTTCTAAGACGTTCCATTTCCAactctttttctcttctcatcctTTCAGCTTCTTTTTCTTCAGGTGAAAGGGTCTTGTTGAGAttcttcattttcctttcaCTCACATTAAACTGCTGAGTTGATCCCAGGGTGCTTCCCTTTGCTTCTAAATCAGCTGGCTGAGCAGCTTCTATTTTCCTTCCCGTCACAACCGACTTTTTCACTGCCCCGGTTGACATGAAATTGTCCTTTTTGTCTTCCTGATTCATAACAACTGCCTGAGGCATATTCTTTCTTCTCTCACCCCTATCCTGATCAAATTCCTTGCCTTGATTTGCAGTATCAGATTCTATTTGGAAGGCTTTCTTAGTTTTCTCTATGTTCATTTGTCCAGTTCCATTTCCAGCTTCCCCTGCTTTTCTCATCCTTTCATCACCATAAACCGAAGCTGCTGCATCATCTTCCACTATAGATTGATTCTTTTCATGTTCTAAGTTGCCTTGATCCACACCAGACACTTTTGTTTGTCCATCAACCTGCACATTCACAGTTTCAACTGTTGCTTCCTTGTTGCCAATTTTCAGACCTGGAGGTACCTTGCTAATTTCTTCATGAGCATTCTCCCCAGTCACTTCTTGTTTCCCGTTCTTCCCCTCATGTTTTCCAACTAATCTAGTTGACCCAAGGTTCCTATTTTCATCTGTCTCACATGCCTGCTTCGCTACCCTGCAGTTCCCACCCATCTCATTTAGCACCCCTAGCTCATCATTCTCAGAGACATCCTTAAGCGTCACCTCAATGTTTCCCAAGTTGCGAATCTCTTGGGATGCATCCCCAATTTCTTCTGGCTCACATGTTCCTAGTTCACTTGCTTCTCCCTCCAGAGCCTCTCTTAACTTGCCACTTTCAACAAGCTCATTTGTCTCTTCTAGTCGCTTTTCATTTGCTTCTTGTTCTAGTGTCTCTTCAATCCCTTCATTTTCAAAAACCTCTTTAGATTTCTTCTCAGTTCCTTCTCTTTCATTAGcctctttctgttttttcttattttcatgcTCAAGAGCTTCTTTTGGTCTTTTCTCATTCTCTTCACTTTGGCAAAACTCTCTCAGCCTCCCCTCATTCTCTTCCTTCTCAAGAGCTTCTTTGAGTctcttctcattttcttctctttcacgAACCTCTCTTTGTCTCCTTTCATTCTCCTCCCTATCAGTAGCCTCTCCTAGTCTCCTCTCATACTCCTCACAAATCTCTTTCAGTCTCCTCTCATTCTCCTCCTTCACAAAGGCTTCTTTGAGTTTCCTCTCATTTTCTTCCCATTCAAGAGCTGCTCTTaatctcttctccttttcttctttttcataagCCTCTCTCTGCTTCTTCTCAGTTTCTTCCCTCACGCAAGCCTCGTTTATCCTCTTCTCCTTTTCTCCCTGCTTCAGTGCCTCCTTCAGCCTTCTCTCATTTTCCATTTGTTCAAGAGGTGCTTTGAgcatcttttcattttcttcctgcTCAAAAGTGCTCCTTCCTCTCCTTTCACCACCATCCTTTTTACGAATGAGTTGTTTCTCATTCTCCACACTTCTAATAGCCTCTTTTGGCAAAGGCCCTTTCTCCTTGTCCTCTGCAGTCTGCCTAACTTCAATTTTACTTTGTTCTCGTGGAACCTCTACCACGTTCTCATGTTTTTGTGACCCATTAGCTCTAGTTTGTCTCTTTTCAGTTCCTATAGACTGCAAGTTCATTCTAAATCTCTCCTCATCCTCCACTCTGAAAACCTCTTGAGCCACTTGTACCTTCATCGCAAGCCCTTTCTCTCCATGTGACACTTTAGCAGCTTCTGATCTCCCATTGCTTCCCCCATGGTCACGAGCTGGTTTTGATACTTTAGGGTTCTTTGCATATTCCTCTAGTTCATGATCTGCTGTAAAT from Populus trichocarpa isolate Nisqually-1 chromosome 5, P.trichocarpa_v4.1, whole genome shotgun sequence includes these protein-coding regions:
- the LOC18099258 gene encoding auxilin-like protein 1 isoform X2; amino-acid sequence: MENLTHSQHPNMLSKKPFTNPSKTVYDDVFSAPPRFGAAPTLSPRVEDYGEIFGAFHAPRGASSSIPVLDLPLVDNEAAEDVFFDVRSCSGFDYNEVFGGFNASDFDVSFEELMMEHSNGRDFSSDEAWTPEDPEYLSEESDNSAKNQCLSNGDSHESIDGSMEFNISYHKASQSSNKDMTNGITHVTKLFDVPGYAFMVDKSMSLPKTDNEYPPLHVSDDGHLNIDFMGEMMGEKKLRKTMSHPANGSADGLVFGNEVRPHKEYVRNVSLPNETFVTISDVNLKTHPSHLPPPSRPPPAFDFKKRDFSKSTPNCQGVASSGSAGDSSPPYFDVEVDASSSAAASAAAIEEAMEKAQAKLKSAKELMERKRDGFQSRTKSGSKNDRKDREGRVSKNDDVSGSKKYEEGTCERENKIEFSVMEERKKIRIPDSVEGKRHLNAAEKSSDEKHGRESLSSQGSDRIDEAGEWKEATQFFELNTNIHERGQKVKKAATEAMQQQQENGKKVQAFTADHELEEYAKNPKVSKPARDHGGSNGRSEAAKVSHGEKGLAMKVQVAQEVFRVEDEERFRMNLQSIGTEKRQTRANGSQKHENVVEVPREQSKIEVRQTAEDKEKGPLPKEAIRSVENEKQLIRKKDGGERRGRSTFEQEENEKMLKAPLEQMENERRLKEALKQGEKEKRINEACVREETEKKQREAYEKEEKEKRLRAALEWEENERKLKEAFVKEENERRLKEICEEYERRLGEATDREENERRQREVREREENEKRLKEALEKEENEGRLREFCQSEENEKRPKEALEHENKKKQKEANEREGTEKKSKEVFENEGIEETLEQEANEKRLEETNELVESGKLREALEGEASELGTCEPEEIGDASQEIRNLGNIEVTLKDVSENDELGVLNEMGGNCRVAKQACETDENRNLGSTRLVGKHEGKNGKQEVTGENAHEEISKVPPGLKIGNKEATVETVNVQVDGQTKVSGVDQGNLEHEKNQSIVEDDAAASVYGDERMRKAGEAGNGTGQMNIEKTKKAFQIESDTANQGKEFDQDRGERRKNMPQAVVMNQEDKKDNFMSTGAVKKSVVTGRKIEAAQPADLEAKGSTLGSTQQFNVSERKMKNLNKTLSPEEKEAERMRREKELEMERLRKMEEEREREREREKDRMAVDRAALEARERVHTEARDRAERAAVERAITEARERLEKACVEAREKSLADNKTYLEARLRERAAVERATAEVRERAFGKVMSERTAFETRERVERSVSDKFSASSRNGGMGPSSSSSVYNGSYYMERSEGVEGESPQRCKARLERHRRTAERAAKALAEKNMRDLLAQREQAERNRLAETLDADVKRWSSGKEGNLRALLSTLQYILGPDSGWQPIPLTEVITSAAVKKVYRKATLCVHPDKLQQRGASLQQKYICEKVFDLLKEAWNKFNSEER